The genome window TTCTTCCATCTGCGCGCGCGGCGGCAGCTGCTCGCGGCCGTGCAGCAGCAGTGGGACGCGCGCAGCGATCAGGCGTCCTGGTACGCCCAGCGCACGCGCGAGCGCCTGATCTCCGAAGCGCGCCTGCGCATCCGCGGCAGCCTGCCGGTGATCAAGGCGCTGGTGGCGGCCTGCCCGATGATCGGATTGCTGGGTACCGTCACGGGCATGATCCAGGTCTTCGAGGTCATGGCCGCCCAGGGCACCGGCGACGCGCGCGCCATGGCCGGGGGTGTCTCGGCGGCGACGCTACCGACGCTTTCCGGCATGGTGCTGGCGCTGTCCGGCATCTATCCCGTCTCGCGCTTCGAGTATCTGCTCGAGCGCAGCACCCGCGCGCTGCGCGACCATATGCATCCGAACCCCGCATGAGCCGAAAGCGCCACCGCAGCCGCGAAGAGGATGCCGGCATCGACCTGACGCCGATGCTGGACATCGTCTTCATCATGCTCATCTTCTTCATCGTCACGACCTCCTTCGTCAAGGAGTCCGGCGTTGATGTCACGCGTCCGCAGGCCGAGACCAGCGAGCGCCAGGAACGCGGCAATATCCTGGTCGCCATCCGCGAGAATGGCGATATCTGGATCGACCGCCGGCAGGTGGATCTGCGCGCGGTGCGCGCCAACATCGAGCGCATGCACGCCGAGAATCCGGAAGGCGCGGTCGTCATCCAGGCCGACACCGACTCGCGCACCGGTCTGCTGGTGCGCGTCATGGATCAGGTGCGGCTGGCCGGCGTGTCGAATATCTCCATCGCCGCCGACGAGGCCGGTAGCGGCGGTTCCTGATGCGCGCGCTGGCTTCGCTGCTCGCTGCCGCCTTCGCCGTGTTGGGACTCTTCTGGGTCATGCAG of Algiphilus aromaticivorans DG1253 contains these proteins:
- a CDS encoding MotA/TolQ/ExbB proton channel family protein, whose translation is MTLLADALSLEGIRRFIEAGGPVVAALVLVGLLLWALIFERAFFHLRARRQLLAAVQQQWDARSDQASWYAQRTRERLISEARLRIRGSLPVIKALVAACPMIGLLGTVTGMIQVFEVMAAQGTGDARAMAGGVSAATLPTLSGMVLALSGIYPVSRFEYLLERSTRALRDHMHPNPA
- a CDS encoding ExbD/TolR family protein → MSRKRHRSREEDAGIDLTPMLDIVFIMLIFFIVTTSFVKESGVDVTRPQAETSERQERGNILVAIRENGDIWIDRRQVDLRAVRANIERMHAENPEGAVVIQADTDSRTGLLVRVMDQVRLAGVSNISIAADEAGSGGS